From a single Pseudalkalibacillus hwajinpoensis genomic region:
- the gpmI gene encoding 2,3-bisphosphoglycerate-independent phosphoglycerate mutase — protein sequence MPKKPEALIILDGFGLRDEEKGNAVAHANKPNFDRYWSQYPHATLQASGKAVGLPDGQMGNSEVGHLNIGAGRIVYQSLTRVNLSIEEGDFFENETFLEAMDHVKKKGTSLHLFGLLSDGGIHSHIKHLFALLELAAKQGVEKVYVHGFLDGRDVGQQSAKTYIKQLEEKMEEVGVGRLATVSGRYYSMDRDKRWDRVEKSYRALAYGEGPSYTNPYELVDDNYNNEIYDEFVLPSVMTEEDGSPIATVNDDDAVIFFNFRPDRAIQISQVFTNDDFRGFDRGEERPKNLHFVSLTRFSETVGGDVAFKPTNLDNTLGEVLAQQDYTQLRIAETEKYPHVTFFFSGGREEEFPGEERILIDSPKVATYDLKPEMSAYEVTDALLKELDADKHDAIILNFANPDMVGHSGMLEPTVKAIEAVDECLGKIVDKITEKGGHAIITADHGNSDEVTTLEGDAMTAHTTNPVPVIVTKKGAELRTDGILADLSPTLLELLGGKQPKDMTGKSLIK from the coding sequence ATGCCTAAAAAGCCAGAAGCTTTAATCATCCTTGATGGTTTTGGCCTAAGGGATGAGGAAAAAGGAAATGCCGTAGCACATGCAAACAAGCCTAATTTTGACCGTTATTGGAGTCAGTACCCACACGCAACCCTACAAGCGAGTGGCAAAGCAGTAGGACTTCCTGACGGACAAATGGGTAACTCAGAAGTGGGTCACTTGAATATTGGCGCTGGTCGTATTGTCTATCAAAGCTTAACAAGAGTAAACCTTTCAATCGAAGAAGGCGACTTCTTTGAGAATGAAACGTTTCTTGAAGCAATGGACCATGTGAAGAAGAAAGGGACAAGCCTACACTTGTTCGGACTTCTTTCTGACGGTGGTATTCATAGTCACATTAAACACCTTTTTGCGCTACTAGAGCTTGCTGCTAAGCAGGGAGTTGAAAAGGTGTATGTACATGGTTTCCTCGATGGCCGTGATGTTGGTCAACAATCTGCTAAAACCTACATTAAGCAGCTTGAGGAGAAAATGGAAGAAGTTGGCGTTGGTCGTCTAGCGACGGTTTCTGGCCGATATTATTCCATGGACCGCGACAAGCGTTGGGATCGTGTTGAGAAGTCTTACCGTGCCCTGGCATACGGTGAAGGTCCTTCTTATACAAACCCTTACGAGTTAGTTGATGACAACTACAACAACGAAATTTACGATGAGTTCGTTCTCCCTTCTGTCATGACAGAAGAAGACGGATCACCGATTGCAACGGTGAACGATGATGATGCAGTTATTTTCTTTAACTTCCGTCCTGACCGTGCAATCCAGATTTCCCAAGTCTTCACGAATGATGATTTCCGCGGATTTGATCGAGGAGAAGAACGTCCGAAGAATCTCCACTTTGTGTCACTGACTCGTTTTAGTGAAACAGTTGGAGGCGACGTAGCTTTCAAACCAACAAACCTTGATAATACACTTGGTGAAGTATTAGCTCAGCAGGACTACACGCAGCTGCGCATTGCTGAGACTGAGAAATACCCTCACGTTACTTTCTTCTTTAGCGGTGGTCGCGAAGAAGAGTTTCCTGGGGAAGAGCGTATTCTTATCGACTCTCCGAAGGTTGCAACCTATGACTTGAAGCCGGAGATGAGTGCCTACGAAGTGACGGACGCGTTACTGAAAGAACTCGATGCCGATAAGCATGATGCGATTATCTTGAATTTTGCTAACCCTGACATGGTCGGGCATTCCGGAATGCTTGAACCAACAGTTAAAGCGATTGAAGCTGTTGACGAATGTCTTGGTAAGATCGTTGATAAGATCACAGAAAAAGGCGGGCATGCCATCATTACTGCTGACCACGGCAACTCTGATGAGGTCACGACGCTTGAGGGCGATGCTATGACCGCTCATACTACGAATCCTGTACCTGTTATTGTAACGAAAAAAGGTGCTGAGCTTCGCACAGATGGTATTCTTGCGGACCTTTCACCTACGCTTCTCGAGTTGCTTGGCGGCAAGCAACCGAAAGACATGACAGGAAAATCATTAATTAAATAA
- the eno gene encoding phosphopyruvate hydratase, with protein sequence MPIITDVYAREVLDSRGNPTVEVEVFTDAGVKARAMVPSGASTGEYEAVELRDGDKGRYLGKGVEKAVSNINETIAPELVGMSVYDQLGIDHMMIDLDGTDNKGKLGANAILGVSMAVARAAAEELELPLYVYLGGFNAKTLPTPMMNILNGGEHADNNVDIQEFMVMPIGAPSFKEALRTGAEIFHSLKGVLKEKGLNTSVGDEGGFAPNLGSNEEAIQTIIEAIEKAGYKPGEEVMIALDVASSEIYSDGKYNLAGEGVVKTSDEMIEFYSQLVEKYPIISIEDGLDENDWEGWEKLTQALGEKVQLVGDDLFVTNTNKLSEGIERSVGNSILIKVNQIGTLTETFDAIEMAKRAGYTAVISHRSGETEDTTIADIAVATNAGQIKTGAPSRTDRVAKYNQLLRIEDELEHLAIYGGRSSFYNLDKK encoded by the coding sequence ATGCCAATCATTACTGACGTATATGCACGCGAAGTCCTTGACTCCCGCGGCAACCCAACAGTTGAAGTTGAAGTATTTACAGACGCAGGCGTAAAAGCACGCGCAATGGTACCATCCGGTGCATCCACTGGAGAATACGAAGCAGTTGAACTTCGTGATGGCGACAAAGGCCGTTACCTTGGAAAAGGTGTCGAAAAAGCCGTATCCAACATTAACGAAACAATCGCACCAGAGCTAGTAGGTATGAGCGTTTATGACCAGCTTGGTATCGACCACATGATGATCGACCTTGATGGTACTGATAACAAAGGTAAGCTAGGCGCTAACGCTATTCTTGGCGTTTCTATGGCTGTTGCTCGTGCTGCTGCTGAAGAGCTTGAACTACCGCTTTATGTTTACCTTGGTGGATTCAATGCAAAAACTCTTCCAACACCAATGATGAACATCCTTAACGGTGGAGAGCACGCTGATAATAACGTAGACATTCAGGAATTCATGGTTATGCCTATTGGCGCACCTTCTTTCAAAGAAGCACTTCGCACAGGTGCGGAAATTTTCCACAGCTTGAAAGGTGTTCTTAAAGAAAAAGGTCTTAACACTTCTGTTGGTGACGAAGGTGGGTTCGCTCCAAACCTTGGTTCAAACGAAGAAGCAATCCAAACGATCATTGAAGCAATCGAAAAAGCGGGCTACAAGCCTGGCGAAGAAGTTATGATTGCTCTTGACGTAGCATCTTCTGAAATCTACAGCGACGGTAAATACAACCTTGCTGGTGAAGGTGTAGTGAAGACTTCTGATGAGATGATCGAATTCTACAGCCAGCTAGTTGAAAAGTATCCAATCATCTCAATCGAAGATGGTCTTGATGAAAACGACTGGGAAGGTTGGGAGAAGCTTACTCAAGCGCTTGGGGAGAAAGTTCAGCTTGTTGGTGACGATCTCTTCGTTACAAACACAAACAAACTTTCTGAAGGTATTGAGCGTAGCGTAGGTAACTCGATCCTTATCAAAGTGAACCAGATTGGTACACTTACTGAAACATTTGATGCTATTGAAATGGCGAAGCGTGCTGGTTACACAGCTGTTATCTCTCACCGTTCTGGTGAAACAGAAGATACAACAATCGCTGACATCGCTGTTGCAACAAATGCTGGACAAATTAAGACAGGCGCACCGTCTCGTACGGACCGCGTTGCAAAATACAACCAGCTTCTTCGTATCGAAGATGAACTTGAGCACCTTGCAATCTACGGTGGTCGTTCTAGCTTCTACAACCTTGATAAGAAGTAA
- the secG gene encoding preprotein translocase subunit SecG encodes MHLAATIALVIVSILLITVVLLQSGKSAGLSGAITGGAEQLFGKQKARGFEAVLNKVTVVLAVLFFVLSILVAYLV; translated from the coding sequence ATGCATCTTGCAGCAACCATTGCGTTAGTAATCGTTTCGATCTTATTAATCACTGTCGTATTGCTTCAATCTGGTAAAAGCGCCGGTTTATCTGGAGCGATTACAGGTGGAGCTGAACAGTTATTCGGAAAACAAAAGGCCCGCGGATTTGAAGCGGTTTTAAATAAAGTAACGGTCGTATTAGCCGTATTGTTTTTTGTTCTTTCAATTCTCGTTGCGTATCTCGTGTAA
- a CDS encoding alpha/beta hydrolase — translation MKVVAPKPFTFEGGNRAVLMLHGFTGNSADVRMMGRYLQEEGYTCHAPQYEGHGVPPEELVHTGPEDWWKNVTEGYEKLKNMGYDEIAVVGLSLGGVFSLKLGYTVPVKGIVPMCAPMDMKDEETMYQGVLSYAREYKKFERKDPKQIEEEMEAFKETPMNTLGALRDLIYDVRDNIDMIYTPTFVVQARHDEMINTESANVIHDNIEADERSLKWYENSTHVITLGKEKDELHKDVLSFLNGLDWSE, via the coding sequence ATGAAAGTAGTTGCACCAAAGCCATTTACATTCGAAGGAGGCAATCGAGCGGTCTTGATGTTACATGGCTTCACAGGAAATTCTGCAGACGTCCGGATGATGGGACGTTATTTGCAGGAAGAAGGTTATACATGTCATGCTCCTCAGTATGAGGGACATGGTGTCCCGCCGGAGGAATTAGTACATACTGGCCCTGAAGACTGGTGGAAGAACGTAACTGAGGGATATGAAAAGCTCAAAAACATGGGGTATGATGAGATTGCTGTTGTCGGGTTGTCTCTTGGAGGCGTATTTTCTTTAAAGCTCGGTTATACTGTTCCTGTAAAGGGAATCGTGCCCATGTGCGCTCCGATGGATATGAAAGATGAAGAAACAATGTATCAAGGTGTTCTTTCTTATGCGAGAGAGTATAAGAAGTTTGAACGAAAAGATCCTAAGCAAATTGAAGAAGAAATGGAAGCTTTTAAAGAAACGCCAATGAACACACTCGGTGCACTTCGAGATCTTATTTACGATGTGCGCGATAACATTGACATGATTTACACACCAACATTTGTGGTCCAGGCAAGGCACGATGAAATGATTAACACAGAAAGCGCTAACGTTATTCATGACAATATTGAAGCAGATGAGAGAAGCCTTAAATGGTATGAGAACTCGACACATGTTATTACGCTTGGTAAAGAGAAGGACGAGTTACATAAAGATGTTCTATCTTTTCTAAATGGTTTGGATTGGTCAGAATAA